One Fibrobacter sp. UBA4297 genomic region harbors:
- a CDS encoding extracellular solute-binding protein, which yields MISLVSKIVSTSFARLVVCAGLVFGALAAPATATDTLSIWIMDNGLGSKNAMHRLVKKFYRETGIPVKLTSLSWGEAFNRITRAFTDSNDVAPDVIQLGSTWVPHFASAGHIRPIDYLMPQIDSARFLGEGLRSTHISGKPETYAVPWFIDVRGFFVNERIWRELGFEESDLESYPQFLGVLKTIANSDMKTESGVKVTPFTLPGKDDWAGQQCMAPFVWSYGGDFVVPSGKGYRSALLDSNTLVGLALYAKIMGDAQMAPHSLYENSSDNADGFVRSERVFHYGTSELIKQLEFPEQAGGLANSSIAKDGIKVMVLPAGPFGRFSFMGGSHLALGNKKDTSKYALAEQLLAYMLRADNIDAFSRQVGFLPADRSILHIWNRDSRYSKIVAELEHSRSFPNIPEWGEVEKVLIDLSNSMGALFVNTKHKKKRSAALAQMVYEANAKINEILNFPDTLEGSERMHWAQQFFLYDYKEIYPKNVANIIGRNEHPSADEFKDWLDASKYLLISVGAGILVICVLVTCFRRRKK from the coding sequence ATGATAAGCCTCGTCTCGAAGATAGTTTCCACGAGTTTTGCTCGGCTAGTAGTCTGCGCTGGCCTCGTGTTTGGCGCTCTTGCTGCCCCCGCTACGGCGACGGATACGCTTTCGATTTGGATCATGGACAATGGCCTCGGTTCGAAAAACGCCATGCACCGGCTTGTGAAAAAGTTCTATCGCGAGACGGGAATCCCGGTCAAGTTAACCTCGCTTAGCTGGGGCGAGGCGTTCAACAGGATTACGCGCGCGTTTACTGATTCGAACGATGTCGCTCCTGACGTGATTCAGCTCGGTTCCACATGGGTTCCGCATTTTGCGTCGGCTGGCCATATCCGCCCGATTGATTACTTGATGCCGCAGATTGATTCGGCTCGGTTCTTGGGCGAGGGGCTTCGCAGTACGCATATTTCTGGAAAGCCCGAGACGTATGCGGTGCCGTGGTTTATTGATGTTCGCGGCTTTTTTGTGAACGAACGCATTTGGCGCGAACTCGGGTTTGAAGAATCCGATCTCGAGTCGTACCCGCAGTTCCTTGGCGTGCTGAAGACAATTGCAAATTCGGACATGAAGACGGAAAGTGGAGTCAAGGTGACTCCGTTTACACTCCCCGGTAAAGACGACTGGGCGGGCCAGCAGTGCATGGCTCCGTTTGTCTGGAGTTATGGTGGCGATTTCGTGGTGCCATCAGGCAAGGGTTACCGCAGTGCGCTTCTGGATTCGAATACACTTGTCGGTCTTGCTCTTTATGCAAAAATTATGGGTGACGCGCAGATGGCGCCTCATAGCTTGTATGAAAATTCATCGGACAATGCCGACGGCTTCGTGCGCTCGGAACGCGTATTCCATTACGGCACGTCTGAATTGATAAAGCAACTGGAATTCCCGGAACAGGCGGGCGGCCTTGCAAATTCCTCGATTGCAAAAGATGGAATCAAGGTGATGGTTTTGCCCGCCGGGCCTTTCGGAAGGTTCTCTTTCATGGGCGGGAGCCATTTGGCGCTTGGCAACAAGAAGGATACCTCCAAGTATGCGCTTGCCGAACAGCTGCTTGCCTACATGCTCCGTGCCGACAATATCGATGCTTTCTCGCGCCAGGTCGGGTTCTTGCCTGCAGACCGCAGCATTCTCCACATCTGGAATCGCGATTCTCGTTATTCCAAGATTGTTGCTGAACTCGAGCATAGCCGCAGCTTCCCGAATATCCCGGAATGGGGCGAGGTCGAAAAAGTCCTGATTGACCTTTCGAACAGCATGGGCGCATTGTTTGTGAATACGAAGCACAAGAAAAAACGCAGTGCCGCCCTTGCCCAGATGGTCTACGAAGCTAATGCAAAAATCAATGAGATTTTGAATTTCCCCGATACTTTAGAAGGCTCGGAACGGATGCATTGGGCTCAGCAGTTCTTCCTTTATGATTATAAAGAAATTTATCCGAAAAATGTAGCGAATATCATTGGCCGTAACGAACACCCTTCGGCAGATGAATTCAAGGATTGGCTTGATGCATCTAAGTATTTGCTCATTTCGGTTGGTGCAGGAATTTTGGTGATTTGCGTTCTCGTCACTTGCTTTAGAAGAAGAAAAAAGTAG
- a CDS encoding ComEC/Rec2 family competence protein yields the protein MKFLWIIVMAAALGGCMYVSGSAEGETSMRVTAIDVGQGLAVLLEYGGRYAMYDFGPDSVGVVDSLLARGVDTLDWVVLSHNHRDHIGGFMELPGRGVFVRRLYVGPDTAGGFFRDSVLRVARALGTPVDTLLRGENVSFGGGANGSAGGECPHFEVLWPASYWRVGENRASLVLLGKLGASKMLLTGDLDSVGERHVLEMNPTLSADLLQVAHHGSAGSNTLSFLSQVSPKYAFVSVGAGNRYGHPAPSVVRKLNLVLGDSLKLSRTDLLGSIRFELSPSMGVVVP from the coding sequence ATGAAATTTTTGTGGATTATTGTTATGGCGGCTGCGCTTGGTGGCTGCATGTACGTGAGCGGGTCGGCGGAGGGCGAAACATCAATGCGCGTTACGGCGATTGACGTGGGGCAGGGGCTCGCGGTGCTCCTCGAATATGGCGGGCGCTATGCGATGTACGATTTCGGGCCTGATTCGGTGGGTGTGGTGGATTCGCTTTTGGCGCGCGGGGTCGATACGCTTGATTGGGTGGTGCTGAGCCACAACCATCGGGACCACATTGGCGGGTTCATGGAACTCCCTGGGCGGGGCGTTTTTGTGCGACGGCTGTACGTGGGACCGGATACGGCGGGCGGTTTCTTTCGCGATAGTGTTTTGCGGGTGGCGAGAGCGCTTGGAACGCCAGTGGATACGCTATTGCGTGGCGAGAATGTAAGTTTTGGGGGCGGGGCTAATGGCTCTGCTGGCGGAGAATGTCCGCATTTTGAAGTGCTGTGGCCAGCGAGCTATTGGCGCGTAGGCGAGAATCGTGCGAGCTTGGTATTGCTCGGAAAGCTTGGCGCAAGCAAGATGCTTTTGACGGGCGACCTGGATTCGGTGGGCGAGCGCCATGTGCTTGAGATGAATCCGACGCTTTCGGCTGACCTTTTGCAGGTGGCGCATCACGGTTCGGCGGGGAGCAATACGTTAAGTTTCTTGTCGCAGGTTTCGCCGAAGTACGCATTTGTAAGTGTGGGGGCTGGTAATCGTTACGGGCATCCCGCTCCATCTGTTGTACGTAAACTGAACTTGGTGCTTGGGGATTCTTTGAAGCTTTCCCGCACCGATTTGCTGGGCTCCATCCGCTTTGAACTCTCGCCTAGCATGGGCGTGGTAGTGCCGTAG
- the aroA gene encoding 3-phosphoshikimate 1-carboxyvinyltransferase, which translates to MNDSQFRPSFKQLDAYHSFNGSIRVPGSKSITNRVLLISAIANGTTRLHNLLRSDDTRYMGEALKRLGVKVEFSDDFTDAVIEGHGKPFDAGNFPVELYLGNAGTAMRSLTAALSLGWGKFILRGEERMGERPIRDLVDALSTLGADIKYLESEGYPPVRIKADGLKGGDVSVRGNISSQYLTALLICAPYCKTPLHIHVEGELISAPYIELTLDVMKCFGVNVRHDDLTDFYVPQGVYQSPGDYYVEGDASSATYPLAAAAISGGEVKVLGIGEGSIQGDIAFIDVLKRMGAEVTPSVEPSGEKCIICKGPKNRRLQSLGDFSAVEIPDAAMTLAVLALFADAPTTIRGIGSWRVKETDRIAAMVAELRKVGATVSSDMDSITIEPPAQLQPATIETYNDHRMAMCFSLVSLGGVPIKILDPACVNKTYPQFFEDFGRLAQ; encoded by the coding sequence ATGAACGACTCTCAATTTCGCCCTAGTTTTAAACAGCTTGACGCTTATCATTCTTTTAATGGCTCTATCCGTGTTCCGGGGTCCAAAAGCATTACTAATCGAGTGCTTTTGATTTCGGCCATTGCTAACGGGACAACTCGCTTGCACAACCTGCTGCGTAGCGACGATACTCGCTATATGGGCGAGGCTTTAAAACGTCTTGGCGTGAAGGTCGAATTTTCGGACGATTTTACGGACGCCGTTATTGAAGGGCATGGCAAGCCGTTTGACGCGGGCAATTTCCCGGTGGAGCTTTATCTTGGGAATGCCGGCACGGCGATGCGCTCCTTGACGGCCGCGCTTTCGCTTGGTTGGGGCAAGTTCATTTTGCGTGGCGAAGAACGCATGGGCGAACGCCCGATTCGCGACTTGGTCGATGCGCTCAGTACGCTTGGTGCCGACATCAAGTATCTGGAATCCGAAGGCTACCCGCCGGTCCGCATCAAGGCCGATGGCCTCAAGGGTGGCGATGTGAGCGTTCGCGGTAACATTTCGAGCCAGTACCTCACGGCCCTTTTGATTTGCGCTCCGTACTGTAAGACCCCGCTCCACATCCATGTGGAAGGCGAGCTGATTTCTGCACCGTACATTGAACTCACGCTCGACGTGATGAAGTGCTTTGGCGTGAACGTGCGCCACGATGACCTGACGGACTTCTACGTGCCGCAGGGTGTTTACCAGAGCCCTGGTGACTATTATGTCGAAGGCGATGCAAGCTCTGCGACGTACCCCCTTGCCGCTGCCGCAATTTCTGGCGGTGAAGTTAAAGTCTTGGGAATCGGCGAAGGCAGTATCCAGGGCGATATCGCCTTTATCGATGTTCTAAAGCGCATGGGTGCCGAAGTTACCCCGAGTGTGGAACCCAGTGGCGAAAAGTGCATTATCTGCAAGGGTCCTAAAAATCGACGCTTACAGAGCTTAGGTGATTTTAGTGCTGTTGAAATTCCTGATGCCGCCATGACGCTTGCCGTGCTTGCCCTGTTTGCGGACGCTCCGACGACGATTCGCGGCATTGGCAGCTGGCGCGTGAAAGAGACCGACCGCATTGCAGCCATGGTTGCAGAACTCCGCAAAGTTGGTGCAACGGTTTCTTCTGACATGGATTCAATTACGATTGAACCGCCCGCGCAATTGCAACCGGCGACGATTGAAACTTACAATGACCACCGCATGGCGATGTGCTTTAGCCTTGTCTCTCTCGGTGGCGTGCCCATCAAGATTCTCGACCCTGCGTGTGTGAACAAGACTTATCCCCAATTCTTTGAAGATTTCGGAAGACTCGCTCAATGA
- a CDS encoding PASTA domain-containing protein produces MNKIKSLWNKVRQTAIFKAFVIWIVVVIALVIMVDKLLMPAFAGAFASTGAVPNLEGMSEKAAETALTEAGFKFEWIKEGRYSSQIPAGMVLVQMPKAGRIAKIGRTVKLTKSLGLRKVVIPDLRGKSQKQADISLVRAGLVNGGTIQGAHQSIPRGAVIRTLPLAGDTVRVGDTVKVVISAGATTGRTLLPNFEGILMDEVYPQMDRLGFKVGYIKRQKSEDGARPGSVIETSPKYGDYLKPGSRVNFIIAD; encoded by the coding sequence ATGAATAAAATAAAGTCGCTTTGGAACAAGGTTAGACAAACCGCCATTTTCAAGGCTTTCGTCATTTGGATTGTTGTTGTAATCGCGCTTGTGATTATGGTCGATAAGCTCTTGATGCCTGCGTTTGCGGGCGCTTTCGCAAGCACGGGCGCGGTGCCAAATCTCGAAGGCATGTCCGAAAAGGCTGCAGAAACGGCATTGACGGAAGCGGGTTTCAAGTTTGAATGGATTAAGGAAGGCCGCTACAGTTCACAGATTCCGGCGGGAATGGTGCTTGTGCAGATGCCAAAAGCTGGCCGTATCGCAAAAATTGGCCGTACCGTGAAACTCACGAAGAGCCTTGGGCTTCGCAAGGTGGTTATCCCGGATTTGCGCGGCAAGAGCCAGAAGCAGGCCGATATCTCGCTTGTCCGTGCAGGCCTTGTCAACGGCGGTACAATTCAGGGCGCTCACCAGAGCATTCCTCGCGGTGCCGTGATTCGTACGCTTCCGCTTGCAGGCGATACCGTCCGCGTGGGCGATACGGTGAAGGTTGTGATTTCGGCTGGCGCTACGACTGGTAGAACATTGCTCCCCAATTTTGAAGGCATCCTGATGGACGAAGTTTATCCGCAGATGGATAGGCTTGGTTTCAAGGTGGGTTACATCAAGCGCCAGAAAAGTGAAGATGGCGCCCGTCCCGGTTCCGTGATTGAGACTTCTCCGAAGTACGGTGACTATCTCAAGCCGGGTTCCCGCGTAAACTTTATCATTGCTGACTAG
- a CDS encoding acyl-[acyl-carrier-protein] thioesterase, which produces MEPEVTTKNFEVRFSDCDHHSRLKLSNLFLFMEETAIADAEQNGFGIWKMMKAGYTTVITRLKIRLLHHPVWGEKLSISTWAKDIIKDKVCLKDYSILDAQGHSIAQATSSWLLVNMKTGKAENPANSPYPIPLIPGKNALPEMMDILDPQVEPKVIAQETAKYSDLDMNKHVNHCRYVEWVMDSLDPDELRTRRIRSIQINYITQIPLGGKVNVVRFKNTNHHAYFFGMNADDMTQCHFQARIGFAD; this is translated from the coding sequence ATGGAACCGGAAGTCACCACCAAAAATTTTGAAGTACGTTTCTCGGACTGCGACCACCACAGCCGACTCAAACTTTCAAATCTCTTCTTGTTCATGGAAGAAACCGCCATCGCCGATGCCGAACAGAACGGCTTTGGGATATGGAAGATGATGAAGGCTGGCTACACCACGGTCATCACGCGACTGAAGATCCGCCTGTTGCACCACCCGGTCTGGGGCGAAAAGCTCTCCATTTCCACATGGGCTAAAGACATCATCAAGGACAAAGTTTGTCTTAAGGATTATTCCATTCTCGATGCGCAGGGGCATTCCATCGCGCAGGCAACCTCTTCGTGGCTCTTGGTAAACATGAAAACTGGCAAGGCCGAAAATCCAGCCAACTCGCCATACCCCATTCCGCTGATTCCGGGCAAGAACGCACTCCCCGAAATGATGGACATTCTTGATCCGCAAGTGGAGCCAAAGGTTATCGCCCAGGAAACGGCAAAATACAGCGACCTGGACATGAACAAGCATGTGAACCACTGCCGCTATGTAGAATGGGTGATGGACTCACTCGATCCGGATGAACTCAGAACAAGAAGAATCCGTTCGATACAGATAAACTACATTACACAAATTCCGCTCGGTGGGAAAGTGAATGTCGTGAGGTTCAAGAACACGAACCACCACGCCTACTTTTTCGGGATGAACGCCGACGACATGACTCAATGCCATTTCCAGGCAAGAATCGGATTTGCGGACTAA
- a CDS encoding Crp/Fnr family transcriptional regulator: MDTSTVDLLKGVELFSELNEEQLGMIANLVIVKNYNRDETVVLEGDDSVQALYLIATGSVQVYMTGIDGRETILSFLERGDFFGEMSLIDGEPRSASVRTVTDAKLLVIHRESFLSLLRKSPEIAMALMSELCKRLRKANKQIGSLSTMSVSGRVAGTLLNLMQERGVRIHTDNGNMVTVIHNRPTQQQLADMSGTTRETVSRICSLLVRANAIAMTGKDIVIFDEDALQEKATKG, encoded by the coding sequence ATGGATACATCCACAGTTGATTTGCTGAAGGGCGTCGAGCTCTTTTCGGAGTTGAACGAAGAACAGTTGGGGATGATTGCCAATCTGGTAATCGTCAAGAACTACAATCGTGATGAGACTGTGGTCTTGGAAGGTGACGATTCTGTGCAGGCTCTGTACTTGATTGCCACTGGTTCCGTGCAAGTCTACATGACAGGCATCGACGGACGTGAAACCATTTTGTCCTTCCTTGAACGCGGGGACTTTTTCGGGGAAATGTCGCTGATTGACGGCGAACCCCGGTCTGCCTCCGTCCGTACGGTGACTGACGCCAAACTTCTCGTCATCCACCGTGAATCTTTCCTTAGCTTGCTTCGCAAGTCTCCCGAAATCGCCATGGCCCTCATGAGCGAACTTTGCAAGAGACTCCGCAAGGCGAACAAGCAGATTGGCTCTCTTTCGACCATGTCTGTATCTGGTCGCGTGGCGGGTACGCTCCTCAACCTGATGCAGGAACGCGGTGTCCGCATCCATACGGACAACGGAAACATGGTGACCGTTATCCACAATCGTCCGACGCAGCAGCAGCTTGCCGACATGTCCGGGACGACTCGTGAAACGGTGAGCCGCATTTGTTCCTTGCTTGTAAGGGCTAACGCCATTGCAATGACCGGCAAGGATATCGTCATTTTTGACGAAGACGCTCTCCAGGAAAAAGCTACTAAGGGCTAA
- a CDS encoding adenylosuccinate synthase: MANRVVIGSQWGDEGKAKVVDFLTLDADYIVRFQGGANAGHTVEVGDKKFVFHLIPSGIMHPDKICVIGNGVVLDPIQTLNEIADLHTKGINPEGRLFIADNAHVVLPYHSTLDRAKEKKAGKAAIGTTGRGIGPCYSDKVNRIGVRVGDLMDERELRPRVEAMAKVHNEEFKVMYDVPEIDPEVVIKDYLELGQKIKPFVRDVSEMLYKAVKEGKRLVFEGAQGTILDVDQGTYPFVTSSNTVAGYASCGAGIGPTAIDQVVGVVKAYTTRVGNGPFPTELLDETGDTLRKIGNEYGATTGRNRRCGWFDAPVVRKAAVVNGLTHLAITKLDVLDTFDTIKICTHYECDGEKIENFPNQLSKVGRCVPVYEEMPGWKCDTTKCRKLEELPANARKYLDRMAELVGVKIGMISIGAKRDQSIIVDLD; this comes from the coding sequence ATGGCAAATCGTGTTGTTATCGGCTCCCAGTGGGGCGACGAAGGAAAAGCCAAGGTTGTAGATTTCTTAACGCTCGATGCAGACTATATCGTGCGTTTCCAGGGCGGTGCTAACGCCGGTCACACTGTGGAAGTAGGCGACAAGAAGTTCGTCTTCCACCTTATTCCCTCGGGCATTATGCACCCGGACAAGATTTGCGTCATCGGTAACGGCGTCGTGCTCGACCCGATTCAGACATTGAACGAAATTGCAGACCTCCACACGAAGGGAATCAACCCGGAAGGCCGTCTGTTCATCGCTGATAACGCACATGTCGTGCTCCCGTACCACTCCACCTTGGACCGCGCCAAGGAAAAGAAGGCCGGCAAGGCTGCTATCGGTACCACGGGTCGCGGTATCGGTCCGTGCTATAGCGACAAGGTGAACCGCATCGGTGTCCGCGTGGGCGACCTCATGGACGAACGTGAACTCCGTCCGCGTGTCGAAGCTATGGCTAAGGTCCACAACGAAGAATTTAAGGTGATGTACGACGTTCCGGAAATCGATCCGGAAGTGGTCATCAAGGACTACCTCGAACTCGGCCAGAAGATCAAGCCGTTCGTGCGTGACGTGAGCGAAATGCTCTACAAGGCCGTCAAGGAAGGTAAGCGTCTCGTGTTCGAAGGCGCTCAGGGCACTATCCTCGACGTTGACCAGGGTACTTACCCGTTCGTGACCTCCAGCAACACTGTTGCCGGTTACGCAAGTTGCGGCGCTGGCATTGGCCCCACGGCTATCGACCAGGTTGTCGGTGTCGTGAAGGCTTACACGACTCGCGTGGGTAATGGTCCGTTCCCGACGGAACTCTTGGACGAAACGGGCGACACGCTCCGCAAGATCGGTAACGAATACGGTGCAACGACTGGCCGTAACCGCCGCTGCGGTTGGTTTGACGCTCCGGTTGTCCGCAAGGCCGCCGTGGTGAATGGCCTTACGCACCTCGCCATCACGAAGCTCGACGTGCTCGACACGTTCGATACCATCAAGATTTGCACTCACTATGAATGCGACGGCGAAAAGATCGAAAACTTCCCGAACCAGCTTTCCAAGGTCGGACGTTGTGTGCCGGTTTACGAGGAAATGCCGGGCTGGAAGTGTGATACCACCAAGTGCCGCAAGCTCGAAGAATTGCCGGCTAACGCTCGCAAGTATCTCGACCGCATGGCGGAACTTGTCGGCGTGAAGATTGGCATGATTTCTATCGGTGCAAAGCGCGACCAGAGTATCATTGTTGATTTAGACTAA
- the dacB gene encoding D-alanyl-D-alanine carboxypeptidase/D-alanyl-D-alanine endopeptidase: protein MNKLFKVASLLPFLVAPLFAHVNVASYKNYVDSLLPGTTFGMSLRSVKTGKEIGNVNGNEMFTPASTLKTLTTAAAIHFLPLDYEPKTEMTVLGEIKKRTLTGSLKIRGEGDPNISARYYDDPFYILNNMADSLRAMNIDTIVGRIDLDTSYYTGPWKAENWRRNYYDSWYGAEIGPLGFNDNCVTVRFWPGYFRGDTAVVSLQPDVGYVKVVNNLKTVKGLKKKWVYSIDPDKSIITLGGTIGEDVDSASMVLPIRNPIGYFRAAFMYALKDRGIVFKEDATIASDSELKRFSYSAAPLLSILDEINQRSQNFHAETLLRNLGAQIAGEGSVEGGRKAERKFLLDIGLNPTDFDVWDGSGLSPENKVKPSTVTRLLAKMARHPKGAYYINSFASPGVGSGAKRMVDFEAPWLTRFKTGYIAEVHGLVGYIYTVDGDTLTAAMYLNGTNTNPDYKSKDVLDTLWMRLISYTNNNYKSLLQMKTLWLDAQGISGLNKRLDYFSKRLIGTPYKLGPMGEGHLDTVEDKPLVYLDSVDCVTYLEHVVALAMAKSEKSLYRQLQRLRYKGGKVSYLNRKHYLLDDWIGEGKYAKVIPMENEVSVERTMPKKEFFANHKLKYTGKEKPVKVRYMPLDKAIEMAKKTYKGAMKVLGVGIVGTSDKIDLTHTGFVIFNPGQKPVLRHASSQKKQVVEVPLAEYLQTRKVPGVTFFKFIQH from the coding sequence ATGAATAAGTTGTTTAAAGTCGCCTCATTGTTGCCGTTTTTGGTGGCACCGCTTTTTGCACATGTCAACGTGGCCTCTTACAAAAACTATGTCGATTCGCTTTTGCCGGGGACGACTTTTGGGATGTCTTTGCGCTCTGTGAAGACGGGCAAGGAAATTGGCAACGTAAACGGAAATGAAATGTTTACGCCGGCAAGTACGCTTAAAACCTTGACGACTGCTGCCGCAATCCATTTTTTGCCGCTTGATTACGAGCCGAAAACCGAAATGACGGTGCTTGGCGAAATTAAAAAGCGCACGCTTACGGGGTCGCTTAAGATTCGTGGCGAAGGCGACCCGAACATTTCGGCGAGGTATTACGACGACCCGTTCTACATTTTGAACAACATGGCCGATTCTTTGCGTGCAATGAATATCGATACCATCGTTGGACGAATTGACCTGGATACGAGTTACTATACGGGTCCGTGGAAGGCGGAGAATTGGCGCCGCAATTATTACGATTCCTGGTACGGTGCCGAAATTGGCCCGCTCGGGTTCAATGACAACTGCGTGACGGTCCGCTTCTGGCCGGGGTATTTCCGTGGCGATACGGCGGTCGTGTCGTTACAGCCCGATGTGGGCTACGTCAAGGTTGTAAACAACTTAAAGACCGTCAAGGGTCTCAAGAAAAAGTGGGTGTATTCCATTGACCCCGACAAGTCCATCATTACGCTTGGCGGGACGATTGGCGAAGATGTTGATTCTGCGAGCATGGTGCTCCCGATCCGTAATCCGATTGGATATTTCAGGGCGGCGTTCATGTATGCGCTCAAGGACCGTGGCATCGTCTTTAAAGAAGATGCGACGATTGCTTCCGATAGCGAGCTGAAACGTTTTTCGTATTCGGCTGCGCCACTCTTGAGCATTCTCGATGAAATCAATCAGCGCAGCCAGAATTTCCATGCCGAGACGCTGTTGAGAAATCTCGGGGCGCAGATTGCAGGCGAAGGTAGCGTCGAGGGTGGCCGCAAGGCGGAACGCAAGTTCCTTTTGGATATTGGACTCAATCCGACTGATTTTGACGTGTGGGACGGCAGCGGGCTTTCTCCTGAAAACAAGGTGAAACCGTCGACGGTCACGAGATTACTTGCAAAGATGGCTCGCCATCCGAAGGGCGCCTACTATATCAACAGTTTTGCAAGCCCGGGCGTGGGTTCCGGTGCAAAGCGCATGGTTGATTTTGAAGCTCCGTGGCTTACGCGGTTCAAGACTGGCTACATTGCAGAAGTTCACGGCTTGGTCGGTTACATTTATACGGTGGATGGCGATACGCTTACGGCGGCCATGTACCTGAACGGCACCAATACCAATCCAGATTACAAGAGCAAGGACGTTCTCGATACGCTTTGGATGCGCCTTATCAGCTACACCAACAATAATTACAAGTCGCTTTTGCAAATGAAAACGCTTTGGCTCGATGCCCAGGGCATAAGCGGGCTCAACAAACGCCTGGATTATTTCTCGAAGCGCCTGATTGGGACTCCTTACAAGCTAGGCCCGATGGGCGAAGGCCATCTGGATACGGTTGAAGATAAGCCGCTAGTTTATCTGGACTCTGTCGATTGCGTGACGTACTTGGAGCATGTCGTAGCCCTTGCAATGGCGAAAAGCGAAAAGTCTCTGTACAGGCAACTGCAACGCCTCCGCTACAAAGGCGGCAAGGTGAGTTACCTCAATCGCAAACACTACCTGCTCGACGACTGGATTGGCGAGGGCAAGTATGCCAAGGTCATTCCGATGGAAAACGAAGTTTCTGTAGAACGCACGATGCCCAAGAAAGAGTTCTTTGCAAACCACAAGTTGAAATATACGGGCAAGGAAAAGCCGGTCAAAGTTCGCTATATGCCGCTGGACAAGGCTATTGAAATGGCAAAGAAGACGTACAAGGGCGCAATGAAGGTTCTTGGCGTTGGAATTGTCGGGACGTCAGACAAAATTGACCTCACGCATACGGGATTTGTGATTTTCAATCCGGGACAAAAGCCGGTACTGCGCCATGCGTCATCGCAAAAGAAGCAAGTCGTGGAAGTCCCGCTCGCCGAATACTTGCAGACCCGCAAAGTCCCCGGCGTCACGTTCTTTAAATTCATTCAGCACTAG